A window of Babesia microti strain RI chromosome III, complete genome contains these coding sequences:
- a CDS encoding Signal recognition particle receptor subunit beta (overlaps_old_locusTagID:BBM_III00655), giving the protein MADLRLLANVHWFFVKDYPQNIFKLYNVDCDTITEIFTTAEMDISHTLVSSIGYLDIILLFLILFAIFHFLNNRWIFESIGKFSGHKRNILILGPCDSGKTTLSIQIITGKFFATVTSMSPFSKDVKIGDNNFNLIDFPGHSRLFYKLDDYITKANYILLVIDCTKKDSAVAAANIAYKIVTTHDLNNVKLLCICNKNDQIISRPMESVRKDFLQHLNTLSLDNDSKCLFKEWCSISSKKGDIKVVLDFLKA; this is encoded by the exons ATGGCCGACTTGAGATTGTTAGCTAATGTGCATTGGTTTTTCGTGAAAGACTATCcccaaaatatatttaaattgtacaatgTTGATTGTGATACAATTACCGAAATTTTTACCACCGCTGAAATGGATATATCACATACGTTAGTTTCATCAATTGGTTACCTTGATATTATACTATTGTTTTTAATTCTGTTCGCTATATTTCACTTTTTAAATAACCGATGGATTTTTGAATCCattggaaaattttcagGTCATAAACGgaatattttgattttgGGTCCCTGTGACTCTGGAAAAACGACTCTTTCAATCCAAATAATTACCGGTAAATTCTTTGCCACCGTCACCTCAATGAGCCCATTCAGTAAAGACGTCAAAATTGGggataataatttcaacTTAATTGATTTCCCAGGTCATTCAAGACTCTTTTACAAGCTTGATGATTATATTACTAAAGCAAATTACATATTGTTGGTCATAGATTGTACCAAGAAGGACTCAGCTGTGGCAGCAGCTAATATTGCGTATAAGATCGTAACAACACACGATTTGAACAATGTAAAACTGCTATGCATTTGCAATAAGAATGATCAGATTATATCGCGACCCATGGAATCTGTAAGGAAGGATTTCCTGCAGCATCTAAATACACTATCATTAGATAATGATAGTAAATGCCTTTTTAAG GAATGGTGTAGCATATCATCGAAGAAGGGGGATATTAAAGTGGTTttagattttttgaaaGCGTAA
- a CDS encoding hypothetical protein (overlaps_old_locusTagID:BBM_III00660), producing MWADSNSCSLANGKIYDIEGIVLDYLFDPPQSTTNEAELRFHYLFSYNDEPNLLFLTQHDILQHINSLLPPTTHINDTTTSLTWHNLTTVQPDSLKIDTQQAMELVAPAMTPMGYKSILKLGSKIRIPRAVLGYTGGRPGITSNSVPLFIQLE from the exons ATGTGGGCAGATTCAAATTCATGTTCGTTGGCGAATGGGAAAATCTACGATATTGAGGGCATTGTGTTGGATTACCTCTTCGATCCTCCTCAATCCACAACCAACGAGGCCGAGCTGCgatttcattatttattcagTTACAATGATGAACCAAATTTACTTTTTCTAACTCAGCACGACATTTTACAGCACATAAATTCTCTGCTGCCTCCAACCACTCATATAAATGACACAACCACTTCATTGACATGGCACAATCTTACCACA GTTCAACCCGATAGTTTAAAGATTGATACACAACAGGCCATGGAGCTTGTAGCGCCAGCTATGACACCTATGGGCTACAAAAGTATTTTAAAACTCGGATCTAAAATTAGGATTCCCAGAGCAGTACTGGGTTATACAGGAGGGAGGCCT GGAATTACGTCAAATTCAGTGCCActttttatacaattagaatga
- a CDS encoding conserved Plasmodium protein, unknown function (overlaps_old_locusTagID:BBM_III00660) gives MHQEHKASEVSKCFKLVDYSTEDSTAVSFETKLYSYYCKICNEHCFVCDSPLNDLPNRKNDKSKVITMNRFARGYVLTGATVYIRKKGGIERQIRLKCKGCNVSVGYYCKEINCGTNNDRNTGQPFGNQHVYVFYEVLV, from the exons ATGCACCAAGAACACAAAGCCAGTGAGGTTAGCAAATGCTTCAAG CTAGTGGATTATTCAACAGAAGATAGCACTGCAGTGTCATTCGAAACCAAACTGTATAGTTActattgcaaaatatgCAACGAACACTGCTTTGTATGTGACTCTCCACTTAACGATTTACCAAATCgcaaaaatgacaaatcAAAAGTAATAACCATGAACAGGTTTGCCAGAGGATATGTTTTAACTGGGGCCACTGTCTATATAAGAAAGAAGGGCGGGATTGAACGGCAAATTAG GCTAAAGTGCAAAGGCTGCAATGTATCCGTTGGATATTACTGTAAAGAAATAAACTGCGGAACTAATAACGATAGGAATACTGGGCAACCTTTTGGTAATCAACATGTTTATGTTTTTTATGAAGTACTAGTGTGA